One window of the Dreissena polymorpha isolate Duluth1 chromosome 5, UMN_Dpol_1.0, whole genome shotgun sequence genome contains the following:
- the LOC127880513 gene encoding uncharacterized protein LOC127880513 — translation MLQNSDCHLPYDLLPGAVDNFRATESSFDSGYCASPLNPSSGSSRQLANMMQPMFLASPTKSPFKVNTDSNHMIIISPLKGIFSPFKDSSLSPFKLMQSPSKGFDDWDRDLFANFEENLFGMGDMSENLVDELLKSPKGKALMEMRQSPSQAVRRLRISPDNRHKGQRFQSLADAHSDIDSVAQTTGLQCLDFKMVDIKEETTIHDHMYGQNMSGNTLSAIDPNKMGATPIKPRMTNIENAPIRKLSMMKSVGNCPMPNVVVKSENEPSVQHLSENWPPTERLKFARKQFREILNDAVKREIQLLKQQKLKKAELVTKNILLENKKQLEFKIGKTEHHKQDKNLKDRVTKKGKKVKTYRKKKKDTYPQIKMALAKTIVRNQPPVVHRQLSPLTPLIHNTMLDPGWYPSADDDDEEVEQWTGPPPFHTQASGSFYSDDMSSEEEEETPTNYQYETLSGRRVTIKRPRLC, via the coding sequence GTTCCAGTCGTCAACTCGCCAACATGATGCAGCCGATGTTTCTTGCGAGTCCAACAAAAAGTCCTTTCAAGGTGAATACGGACTCCAATCACATGATAATTATCAGCCCTTTGAAAGGAATATTCAGTCCTTTCAAGGACTCCTCCCTCAGTCCATTCAAGCTTATGCAGAGTCCTTCAAAGGGTTTTGATGATTGGGACAGAGACTTGTTTGCAAACTTTGAGGAAAATTTGTTTGGAATGGGCGACATGTCCGAAAATCTTGTGGATGAACTTTTGAAGTCCCCGAAGGGAAAGGCACTTATGGAAATGAGACAAAGTCCTAGCCAAGCAGTAAGAAGACTTCGCATTTCTCCAGACAACCGCCACAAAGGACAGAGGTTCCAGTCACTAGCTGATGCACATTCAGACATTGATTCTGTTGCGCAAACCACCGGATTACAATGCCTTGACTTTAAAATGGTAGATATAAAGGAAGAAACCACTATTCACGATCACATGTATGGTCAAAATATGTCGGGAAATACACTAAGTGCAATAGACCCAAACAAAATGGGTGCTACTCCAATAAAGCCTCGCATGACAAACATAGAAAATGCACCGATTCGAAAACTTTCAATGATGAAGTCTGTAGGAAATTGTCCTATGCCAAATGTTGTTGTGAAATCTGAAAACGAGCCCAGTGTGCAACACTTGTCTGAAAACTGGCCTCCAACAGAAAGGTTGAAGTTTGCACGTAAACAGTTTCGGGAGATATTGAACGATGCAGTGAAGAGAGAAATACAGCTACTGAAGCAGCAGAAATTAAAGAAAGCTGAGCTTGTGACAAAAAATATTCTTCTGGAAAACAAGAAACAGTTAGAGTTCAAGATTGGCAAGACAGAACACCACAAACAGGACAAAAATCTCAAAGACAGAGTGACTAAAAAGGGTAAAAAAGTGAAGACCTACAGGAAAAAGAAAAAAGACACCTACCCTCAAATAAAGATGGCTCTGGCAAAGACAATAGTTCGGAATCAGCCACCGGTTGTTCACAGGCAGCTGTCCCCACTAACTCCACTGATACATAACACCATGTTGGACCCTGGTTGGTATCCTAgcgctgatgatgatgatgaagaggtAGAGCAGTGGACTGGACCACCTCCCTTCCACACACAGGCTAGCGGTAGTTTTTATAGCGACGATATGTCATCAGAGGAAGAGGAGGAAACGCCCACAAACTATCAGTATGAAACTCTTTCTGGACGAAGGGTGACCATAAAAAGACCAAGACTTTGTTGA